One region of Wyeomyia smithii strain HCP4-BCI-WySm-NY-G18 chromosome 3, ASM2978416v1, whole genome shotgun sequence genomic DNA includes:
- the LOC129730578 gene encoding guanine nucleotide exchange factor subunit Rich gives MSTYLACLKVTVIINQQFNDVNSAESKGKWVLKYCSFYFLIVKAIFCENDSCKQQYYFKTNSRTIKDFVRRYKSRRARMYFSVGWPRVINCDYKNIRKIACDRVKILLTILTDDILAIWYTKPCVPISAKVRSASCLEKYGHNTTVEWKPDSSMLLVVTASGTLFMYTLIVSDVPKGVYNQNDSPFSNLRRDSAELFLKEVIPSLRLTLTHQLSLYVPISCISCINVSQIMVATKNGRVIRLNWNGVEERDYALDLKRIPFSINQQVSYAVPILEDNTYVDSIDYSPLLCGFAITLNDGRAAFLTAGNTKFDPNQVQGIWCQNVEDATCCVINHKYRLIAFGRRNSQTNMYVIDDLTGGLELSHKLVLSAKDFPGSPGYVRELKWTPDGCAIMVSWSGGGISLWSTFGSLLMCSLGWDYGLHIDLSKNNPFNIISMDWSTEGYQLFMVRQLNESIIHTEANTSLNKSGSSSSLGSVSPNTSGVTAKEVNESVHKPNLKRSSSLSTKTLLIQLDFAKSILTINPCMSYNSYLLLQGDDKLYINHGDVLQNIYHSCNIYKTEGNKDSCSSEDMPFTRLSKHDLELIRNEDDNSYVQINSILSESKHWVVLNLPTAYTASNWPVRYSAIDFLGTNVAVAGRTGVALYSFNTRKWKLFGNETQEKDFVVTGGLLWWNEFVIMGCYSLIGFHDELRIYSKENKLDNRFASITKMNAPVMLINLFKDQLIVFTADGHVTIFLLVEADEHQAELEKMHIYDIKNVCIHPACVISVLMTNLRNELGTKTSYESSLSETLILNVSGRVLMVQTDYMGNATSQLASTCLASSVECIWVSDSNKTHIKESLWLYCGGHGMRVWLPVFPRNGESGTRSHRHTFMSKRIMLSFTLKIYPLVILFEDAIILGAENDTILYTSDSNVYFSLPYCSLKRTSQVYLHQILRQLIRRNLGYNAWEIARCCTHLPYFPHSLELLLHEVLEEEATSKDPIPDALLPSVLEFIQEFPVYLETVVQCARKTEIALWPYLFSSAGKPKELFQQCMNSKQLQTAASYLIILQNLEPSAVSRQYATLLLDTALEQKNWPLAKDLVRFLRAIDPNDVESPRSSYVFGSKFGMNTSGPSVAPNVEDLSLILGSSMTRGRSFSTTVTPKSSETVNNATIVNKEKNIIFNSSTSANVDTTLVQKRKKSVPNTPKENDSSSAEDFFIDVILQRHARRFLQQKKLEDLGRMSATLDFHLVGWLTREKDRAARIEDFVLALKTLHDELDWPRPCLGLNLIRNSSNHNQPESPASNVSNKSTLDVGQRTEDSGYNSLSVNRIPDRMTIGVQGSSKTLIDPLLALTIENLEGVMKDEKELSLIDTKEANLSPMNDNISIQSDHIANWTDDGCNSLNLEIEHSFNRAMENISKSNTITEHEQHKLEIKMRYLLQIFTEANCYEFSLLISVLLLDVASVGRITNAAIRSKSLVVCRQLRNGLKDLTRWSFNECLGYRPFMIALQPQLAILDKFVIQQESIPSINSTTINTSVQYKLPVATNLTELGAISEVGSASVHSANTDSSSCVRTSSLAREKSEGRNRHLLEKKSNTVLEISYNKRDRLSGVGTSGSSTCIIGSSAINIPRHPVSFVRSVSDLEVDNIRKMTSGKNAVDGLTTPTTIREESEQSSGCVLM, from the exons ATGTCCACATATCTGGCGTGCCTGAAGGTGACTGTCATCATCAATCAACAGTTCAATGATGTCAACTCAGCAGAATCGAAGGGAAAATGGGTGTTAAAATATTGCTCCTTTTATTTTTTGATAGTTAAAGCTATATTTTGTGAGAACGATAGTTGTAAACAACAATATTATTTCAAGACTAATAGTCGTACCATAAAGGACTTTGTGAGA CGTTATAAGAGTAGAAGAGCGAGAATGTACTTTTCCGTAGGATGGCCAAGAGTTATTAATTGTGACTATAAGAATATTCGTAAAATTGCCTGCGATAGAGTAAAAATACTGTTAACTATTCTTACTGATGATATCTTAGCAATTTGGTATACAAAG CCCTGTGTTCCAATTTCGGCTAAAGTACGCAGTGCGAGCTGTTTAGAAAAGTATGGTCATAACACAACTGTAGAATGGAAACCAGACTCGAGTATGCTGCTGGTGGTCACAGCCAGCGGTACATTGTTTATGTACACACTGATTGTAAGCGATGTGCCGAAAGGGGTTTACAATCAAAACGATTCTCCGTTCTCCAACCTTCGACGAGACAGCGCTGAATTATTTCTTAAAGAGGTGATTCCTTCGTTGCGTCTAACACTG ACACACCAGTTATCTTTATATGTGCCAATTTCTTGCATCTCTTGCATAAATGTCTCTCAAATAATGGTAGCTACTAAAAATGGACGCGTGATTAGACTAAACTGGAATGGTGTTGAGGAACGGGATTACGCTTTGGATTTGAAGAGGATTCCGTTCAGTATCAATCAACAAGTTAGCTATG CTGTTCCAATATTGGAAGATAATACGTATGTTGACTCTATTGACTATTCGCCCTTGTTGTGTGGTTTCGCAATTACATTGAATGATGGAAGAGCGGCTTTTCTGACCGCTGGAAACACCAAGTTCGATCCTAAT CAAGTGCAAGGCATCTGGTGTCAAAACGTGGAAGATGCGACATGCTGTGTGATTAACCACAAGTATCGCTTAATTGCATTCGGCAGGCGCAATTCGCAAACTAATATGTACGTTATAGACGATTTGACGGGAGGACTGGAATTATCCCATAAGTTGGTTCTAAGCGCTAAAGATTTTCCTGGTTCACCTGGTTACGTTAGAGAGTTGAAATGGACGCCCGATGGTTGCGCTATAATGGTGTCCTGGAGTGGAGGTGGTATATCTCTGTGGAGTACCTTTGGTTCTCTACTAATGTGTTCGTTGGGCTGGGATTACGGATTACATATTGACCTTTCAAAAAACAACCCTTTCAACATTATAAGTATG gACTGGTCGACAGAAGGATACCAACTTTTCATGGTACGTcaattaaatgaatcaattattCATACCGAAGCTAACACTAGTTTGAATAAATCTGGATCTTCCTCTTCGCTGGGTTCTGTAAGTCCCAATACATCAGGGGTCACCGCAAAAGAAGTTAATGAGTCTGTACATAAGCCAAACCTGAAACGAAGTAGCAGTTTAAGTACGAAAACATTGCTCATTCAGTTGGATTTTGCTAAAAGTATTTTGACAATCAATCCGTGTATG AGTTACAATTCTTATCTTTTGCTGCAAGGAGATGATAAGTTATACATCAACCACGGGGATGTGCTGCAAAATATTTACCATAGCTGCAATATATACAAAACAGAAGGCAATAAAGATTCCTGCAGTTCCGAAGACATGCCATTTACTAGATTATCTAAGCATG ACTTAGAGTTAATAAGAAATGAAGACGACAACAGTTATGTACAGATAAATAGCATCTTATCGGAGAGCAAACATTGGGTAGTTTTGAATCTCCCAACAGCGTATACCGCTTCAAATTGGCCAGTTAGG TACAGTGCTATTGATTTTTTGGGAACTAACGTGGCAGTCGCCGGTAGAACaggtgtggcattatattcgtTCAATACTCGGAAGTGGAAGTTGTTTGGCAATGAAACACAGGAAAAAGATTTTGTTGTGACCGGGGGTTTGCTATGGTGGAACGAGTTTGTTATAATGG GATGCTACTCGCTAATAGGATTTCACGATGAGTTACGTATTTATTCGAAGGAGAATAAACTAGACAATCGTTTCGCTAGTATAACCAAAATGAACGCACCGGTTATGTTGATTAATTTGTTCAAAGATCAGTTG attGTGTTTACAGCTGACGGTCATGTCACTATATTTTTGTTGGTAGAAGCCGATGAACATCAAGCAGAGttagaaaaaatgcatatttacgATATTAAGAATGTGTGTATTCATCCGGCGTGTGTCATATCTGTGCTAATGACGAATTTGCGAAACGAATTGGGCACGAAAACTAGCTACGAAAGTAGTTTGTCCGAAACATTGATTCTAAACGTTTCTGGTCGTGTCCTTATGGTACAGACAGATTACATGGGTAATGCAACTTCGCAACTCGCATCTACATGCTTAGCATCTTCGGTGGAATGTATTTGGGTGTCAGATTCGAATAAAACCCATATCAAAGAATCTCTTTGGTTATACTGCGGAGGTCATGGAATGCGTGTATGGTTGCCGGTGTTTCCTCGGAATGGAGAAAGCGGAACACGGAGTCATAGGCATACTTTCATGAGTAAACGAATTATGTTGTCATTTACGTTGAAAATCTATCCTCTTGTGATCCTGTTCGAAGATGCAATTATTCTCGGTGCTGAAAATGACACGATTCTGTACACGAGTGACTCAAACGTGTACTTTTCTTTGCCTTATTGCTCCTTGAAGAGAACG agtcAGGTTTACCTTCATCAAATTCTCCGACAATTGATTCGACGAAATTTAGGATATAATGCGTGGGAAATAGCACGATGCTGTACACACCTTCCATATTTTCCACATTCGTTGGAACTTCTACTACACGAAGTGCTAGAGGAAGAAGCAACAAGTAAAGATCCTATCCCAGACGCACTTCTACCGAGTGTATTAGAGTTTATTCAAGAATTTCCGGTGTATCTTGAAACCGTGGTTCAGTGTGCTAGGAAAACTGAAATCGCTCTATGGCCTTATCTGTTTTCAAGCGCGGGAAAACCAAAAGAGTTATTTCAACAGTGTATGAACTCGAAACAACTTCAAACAGCCGCCAGCTATTTGATTATCCTTCAGAATCTTGAACCGTCAGCAGTAAGTCGCCAGTACGCTACATTAttattagacacggctttagaACAAAAAAATTGGCCTTTGGCGAAGGATCTCGTTCGTTTTCTTCGCGCGATTGATCCAAATGATGTTGAGTCGCCGCGATCCTCCTACGTATTCGGCAGTAAATTCGGTATGAACACATCAGGACCATCCGTTGCTCCGAATGTGGAAGATCTGAGCCTTATCCTTGGCAGTAGTATGACTCGAGGCAGAAGTTTCTCCACTACCGTCACACCTAAATCCAGTGAAACGGTAAATAATGCAACTATAGTTAACAAGGAGAAAAACATAATCTTCAACAGCTCAACCAGCGCCAACGTAGATACCACGTTAGtacaaaaaagaaagaaaagtgTGCCAAATACTCCAAAGGAGAA CGACTCATCAAGTGCCGAAGATTTTTTTATTGACGTGATTTTGCAGCGGCATGCAAGGCGTTTTCTACAGCAGAAAAAGCTAGAGGATTTAGGTCGAATGAGCGCCACTCTAGATTTCCATCTTGTTGGTTGGCTTACGCGAGAAAAAGATCGGGCTGCGCGGATAGAAGACTTCGTGTTAGCCCTGAAGACTTTGCATGACGAGTTAGACTGGCCCAGGCCTTGCCTGGGGTTAAATCTTATTCGTAATAGTTCGAATCATAATCAACCAGAATCACCAGCTTCAAACGTATCGAATAAGTCGACCTTAGATGTTGGACAACGAACCGAAGATTCCGGCTATAATAGTTTATCCGTGAACAGGATACCAGATAGAATGACCATTGGCGTTCAGGGTAGTTCCAAAACGTTAATTGATCCCTTACTTGCTTTGACGATTGAAAATTTAGAAGGTGTGATGAAAGATGAAAAAGAGCTTTCATTAATTGATACCAAGGAAGCAAATTTATCACCAATGAATGATAACATCAGTATACAATCGGATCATATAGCTAATTGGACAGACGATGGGTGTAACTCACTAAACCTAGAAATCGAACACAGTTTCAATCGGGCCATGGAAAACATTTCCAAAAGTAATACTATTACTGAGCACGAGCAacataaattagaaataaaaatgCGTTATTTGTTGCAAATTTTTACCGAAGCGAATTGCTACGAGTTTTCATTGTTAATATCTGTTTTACTACTAGATGTTGCTTCTGTTGGTCGAATAACAAATGCCGCTATACGGTCAAAGTCTTTGGTTGTGTGTCGTCAACTACGAAACGGTCTTAAGGATTTGACGAGGTGGAGTTTTAACGAATGCTTAGGATATCGACCTTTTATGATAGCTCTGCAACCTCAACTAGCTATACTAGATAAATTTGTAATTCAACAAGAATCAATTCCCTCCATTAACAGCACTACAATTAATACCAGTGTGCAATATAAGCTCCCGGTGGCAACAAACCTTACGGAGTTAGGTGCAATCTCAGAGGTTGGTTCTGCATCTGTACATTCCGCCAATACAGACAGTAGTTCTTGTGTTCGGACTTCTAGCTTGGCACGAGAAAAATCGGAAGGCCGAAATCGTCATCTGCTCGAGAAAAAAAGCAATACCGTGCTAGAAATCAGTTATAATAAACGAGATAGGTTATCTGGGGTTGGAACTAGTGGAAGTTCTACTTGCATCATCGGTAGCTCAGCTATCAACATTCCTAGGCATCCTGTAAGTTTCGTAAGATCTGTCTCGGATCTAGAGGTAGACAATATTCGCAAAATGACGTCAGGAAAGAATGCAGTGGATGGACTGACCACTCCGACAACCATAAGGGAAGAATCCGAACAAAGTTCTGGTTGCGTACTGATGTAA